From the Malus domestica chromosome 17, GDT2T_hap1 genome, one window contains:
- the LOC103406473 gene encoding aquaporin NIP6-1 isoform X1, translated as MDNSDEVPSAPSTPVTPGTPGAPLFGGFKPDLRSSGIGRKSLLRSCSSCFTVDPWALEDGTLQPKVSCALPYPPVSLARKVGAEFLGTFILIFSGTATAIVNQKTQGSESLLGLAASTGLAVMIVILSTGHISGAHLNPAVTIAFAALKHFSWKHVPVYVGAQVAASVCAAFALKAIFHPIMGGGVTVPSGSWSQAFALEFMISFNLMFVVTAVATDTRAVGELAGIAVGATVMLNILIAGHEEIHTSGSLFIHNEETTGASMNPVRTLGPAIAAKNYKAIWVYLTAPFLGALFGAGTYTAVKLPEDGDGIEKPSPRSFRR; from the exons ATGGATAATAGTGATGAAGTTCCATCAGCTCCTTCGACTCCTGTAACACCAGGGACTCCTGGTGCCCCTCTCTTTGGCGGGTTCAAGCCAGATCTCAGAAGTAGTGGGATTGGTAGGAAATCCCTCCTCAGGAGCTGCAGCAGCTGCTTTACTGTTGATCCTTGGGCTTTGGAAGATGGCACATTGCAGCCTAAAGTTTCCTGTGCACTGCCTTACCCTCCTGTCTCACTTGCACGAAAG GTGGGAGCTGAATTCTTAGGCACTTTCATACTAATATTTTCTGGGACAGCCACGGCCATAGTGAACCAAAAGACACAAGGGTCAGAGTCTCTGCTCGGCCTTGCAGCCTCCACCGGTCTCGCTGTCATGATTGTCATTCTCTCGACAGGCCACATTTCTGGGGCCCATCTCAACCCCGCAGTCACCATTGCCTTTGCTGCGCTGAAACACTTCTCGTGGAAACAT GTGCCAGTATATGTGGGAGCACAAGTTGCGGCGTCAGTTTGTGCTGCGTTTGCGTTGAAGGCGATATTTCATCCAATCATGGGCGGTGGAGTGACAGTTCCTTCAGGGAGTTGGAGCCAGGCTTTTGCCTTGGAATTCATGATTAGTTTCAACCTCATGTTTGTTGTTACTGCTGTCGCCACCGACACTAGAGCA GTTGGAGAGTTGGCGGGAATCGCGGTGGGAGCAACTGTCATGCTTAACATACTCATAGCTGG ACACGAGGAGATACACACATCGGGATCCCTGTTTATTCACAACGA GGAAACAACAGGAGCTTCAATGAACCCAGTGAGAACGTTAGGGCCAGCCATAGCtgcaaaaaattacaaagccATATGGGTCTACCTCACTGCACCATTTCTTGGGGCGCTCTTTGGGGCTGGAACCTATACGGCTGTCAAGCTGCCTGAAGATGGTGATGGTATTGAAAAGCCTTCACCAAGGAGCTTCAGAAGATGA
- the LOC103406473 gene encoding aquaporin NIP6-1 isoform X2 has translation MDNSDEVPSAPSTPVTPGTPGAPLFGGFKPDLRSSGIGRKSLLRSCSSCFTVDPWALEDGTLQPKVSCALPYPPVSLARKVGAEFLGTFILIFSGTATAIVNQKTQGSESLLGLAASTGLAVMIVILSTGHISGAHLNPAVTIAFAALKHFSWKHVPVYVGAQVAASVCAAFALKAIFHPIMGGGVTVPSGSWSQAFALEFMISFNLMFVVTAVATDTRAVGELAGIAVGATVMLNILIAGETTGASMNPVRTLGPAIAAKNYKAIWVYLTAPFLGALFGAGTYTAVKLPEDGDGIEKPSPRSFRR, from the exons ATGGATAATAGTGATGAAGTTCCATCAGCTCCTTCGACTCCTGTAACACCAGGGACTCCTGGTGCCCCTCTCTTTGGCGGGTTCAAGCCAGATCTCAGAAGTAGTGGGATTGGTAGGAAATCCCTCCTCAGGAGCTGCAGCAGCTGCTTTACTGTTGATCCTTGGGCTTTGGAAGATGGCACATTGCAGCCTAAAGTTTCCTGTGCACTGCCTTACCCTCCTGTCTCACTTGCACGAAAG GTGGGAGCTGAATTCTTAGGCACTTTCATACTAATATTTTCTGGGACAGCCACGGCCATAGTGAACCAAAAGACACAAGGGTCAGAGTCTCTGCTCGGCCTTGCAGCCTCCACCGGTCTCGCTGTCATGATTGTCATTCTCTCGACAGGCCACATTTCTGGGGCCCATCTCAACCCCGCAGTCACCATTGCCTTTGCTGCGCTGAAACACTTCTCGTGGAAACAT GTGCCAGTATATGTGGGAGCACAAGTTGCGGCGTCAGTTTGTGCTGCGTTTGCGTTGAAGGCGATATTTCATCCAATCATGGGCGGTGGAGTGACAGTTCCTTCAGGGAGTTGGAGCCAGGCTTTTGCCTTGGAATTCATGATTAGTTTCAACCTCATGTTTGTTGTTACTGCTGTCGCCACCGACACTAGAGCA GTTGGAGAGTTGGCGGGAATCGCGGTGGGAGCAACTGTCATGCTTAACATACTCATAGCTGG GGAAACAACAGGAGCTTCAATGAACCCAGTGAGAACGTTAGGGCCAGCCATAGCtgcaaaaaattacaaagccATATGGGTCTACCTCACTGCACCATTTCTTGGGGCGCTCTTTGGGGCTGGAACCTATACGGCTGTCAAGCTGCCTGAAGATGGTGATGGTATTGAAAAGCCTTCACCAAGGAGCTTCAGAAGATGA
- the LOC103426447 gene encoding factor of DNA methylation 1-like codes for MDYSSEDESDISESEINDYKDKPYERLREGMYMVKCPNGALRCPFCVGKKKQDYKFKELFQHASGVAKGSANRSAKQKANHLALAIYLETDLASEADPTELPVLPTPVAHQEKEEDLYVWPWTGIIANIVSQPKDPKDLDSRYWLRRFAQFRPTEVHTLWTEEDRATCAVVYFNADWTGLGNATDFEKMFETDHHSKMDWNTRKQQPGSSIYGWCARADDYHSQGPIGEFLRKTGKLRTVSDIVQEAAQNRNDEVANLANKIELTNENLLKAQYKYNEKTMSLSRMLKEKDKLHNDFVKETKKIQDIAKHNVKRILEEQEKLNHELEYKKKKLDTWSKELNKREALTERERQKLDEDKKKNDERNNSLNLASEEQKKADASVLRLVEQQKREKEDALNKILELEKQLDAKQKLEMEIEEIKGKLEVMKHLGDQDDDAVQSKIKKMEDELGEKVDELEDLESLNQTLITKERQSNDELQEARKVLIAGLSELLSGRSHIGIKRMGDLDQKPFLKACKERYSLEEAEMQAFTQCSLWQNNLTNSEWHPFKIVTVTEQPEEIVNEEDEKLRSLKEDWGTDIYECVVTALKELNEYNPSGRYVIPELWNFKEGRKATLKEVISFVLKNIKTLKRKRK; via the exons ATGGACTACAGCTCTGAAGATGAATCCGATATTAGTGAGTCCGAGATCAATGACTACAAAGATAAACCATATGAGCGATTAAGGGAGGGAATGTATATGGTAAAGTGTCCTAATGGAGCTCTCAGATGCCCATTTTGTGTGGGGAAGAAGAAGCAGGATTACAAGTTTAAGGAACTGTTCCAGCATGCGTCTGGAGTGGCTAAGGGTTCTGCTAACAGGAGTGCGAAACAGAAGGCAAATCACCTTGCCTTGGCCATCTATTTGGAGACTGATCTAGCAAGTGAAGCAGACCCAACAGAACTTCCAGTTTTGCCTACACCTGTCGCTCAccaagagaaggaagaagatcTCTACGTGTGGCCTTGGACTGGCATCATTGCAAACATAGTGAGCCAACCAAAGGACCCAAAAGATCTTGATTCTCGATACTGGTTGAGAAGGTTTGCTCAATTTAGACCTACCGAAGTTCATACATTGTGGACTGAAGAGGATCGAGCTACATGTGCTGTGGTTTACTTTAATGCAGATTGGACTGGTTTGGGGAATGCGACAGATTTTGAGAAAATGTTTGAAACAGATCATCACAGTAAAATGGATTGGAATACAAGAAAGCAACAGCCGGGCTCAAGCATCTATGGGTGGTGTGCACGTGCTGATGATTATCATTCCCAAGGGCCAATTGGGGAGTTTCTTCGCAAAACTGGAAAGTTAAGAACAGTATCCGACATTGTCCAGGAAGCAGCTCAAAACAGAAATGATGAGGTGGCCAACCTAGCCAACAAAATTGAGTTGACAAATGAAAACCTGTTGAAAGCACAGTACAAGTACAATGAGAAGACGATGTCTTTAAGTAGGATGCTTAAAGAAAAAGACAAGCTACACAATGACTTTGTTAAAG AAACGAAGAAGATACAGGACATAGCAAAACATAATGTCAAGAGAATATTAGAGGAACAAGAGAAACTGAATCATGAGTTGGAATATAAGAAAAAGAAACTTGATACCTGGAGCAAAGAATTAAACAAACGTGAAGCACTGACTGAGCGTGAGAGACAAAAACTTGATGAGGATAAGAAGAAG AATGATGAGAGAAACAATTCCCTTAATTTAGCTTCTGAGGAGCAGAAAAAGGCTGATGCGAGTGTCTTGAGGCTGGTTGAACAACAAAAG AGGGAAAAAGAGGATGCCTTAAATAAAATACTTGAGTTAGAAAAGCAGTTGGATGCTAAACAGAAGTTGGAAATGGAGATTGAAGAGATAAAAGGGAAATTAGAGGTGATGAAGCATCTTGGGGATCAAGATGATGATGCAGTTCAATCGAAGATCAAAAAAATGGAAGATGAATTGGGGGAAAAAGTTGATGAACTTGAGGATTTAGAATCACTAAATCAAACTCTAATCACCAAAGAACGCCAAAGCAATGATGAGTTACAAGAGGCTCGCAAAGTATTAATAGCA GGTTTAAGTGAATTGTTGAGTGGTCGATCTCATATTGGGATAAAGAGAATGGGTGATCTCGATCAGAAACCCTTCTTGAAAGCATGCAAGGAACGGTACTCTCTTGAGGAAGCAGAGATGCAGGCCTTCACTCAATGCTCCTTATGGCAAAATAATCTGACAAATTCAGAGTGGCATCCATTCAAGATTGTAACTGTTACTGAGCAGCCCGAG GAAATAGTCAATGAGGAAGATGAGAAACTGAGAAGTCTGAAGGAGGATTGGGGCACTGATATATATGAGTGTGTCGTGACAGCCCTGAAAGAACTCAATGAGTACAATCCAAGTGGGAGGTATGTTATCCCTGAACTGTGGAATTttaaagaaggaaggaaagccaCGTTGAAGGAGGTTATCTCTTTTGTTTTAAAGAATATAAAGACACTCAAGCGAAAGAGAAAGTGA